Proteins encoded within one genomic window of Elephas maximus indicus isolate mEleMax1 chromosome 21, mEleMax1 primary haplotype, whole genome shotgun sequence:
- the LOC126064617 gene encoding tripartite motif-containing protein 75-like: protein MEVMEALAGIWAEANCLICLDYFRDPVTIKCGHNFCCSCIQQSWQDQQDWFRCPVCFHPCLQLHLRSNTQLGNIAEIAKLLHITRSKRNREEETCLCKKHNQVLTHFCEEDLEILCPLCTQPPNHQDHLVRSIGEAASHHRKRLMSYMEPLKKQVADFQKLVTSQDREPSELRKKVEKQRKELFSEFEHLNKFLDREREAALSRLAYEEKHIQQKLNANITAFSEFISTLNNLLKEVAEKSVMSEVKLLTDIKSVQDQCENLNPPVLYSFQLTKEGCSLPPQYSALQKIIQKFKEDVTLDPETAHSNLIVSEDKKSVTFVKKTQRLPPNPKRFKFDPVVLGSEDFSSGRHYWEVEVGEKPEWSVGLCKDSLSRKAKRPPAGQERCWAIQLCNGNYVAQGTFPVTLVITEKPRGIGIYLDDELGEISFYSLNDRSHIHSFTDRFSEILKPYFCIGRDSQPLTICAVRDYE from the coding sequence atgGAGGTCATGGAAGCCCTGGCAGGAATTTGGGCAGAAGCTAACTGCCTGATCTGTCTGGATTACTTTAGAGACCCTGTTACCATCAAATGTGGGCACAACTTCTGTTGCTCCTGCATCCAGCAATCCTGGCAGGATCAACAGGACTGGTTCCGATGCCCTGTGTGCTTCCACCCATGCCTACAGTTGCACCTCAGGAGCAACACCCAGCTGGGAAATATAGCTGAAATTGCCAAGCTGCTCCACATCACCAGGAGCAAGAGGAACAGGGAGGAAGAGACATGCTTGTGCAAGAAGCACAATCAGGTACTGACCCACTTCTGTGAGGAAGACCTGGAAATCCTGTGTCCCCTGTGCACTCAGCCCCCAAACCACCAGGATCACCTCGTGAGGTCCATAGGGGAGGCTGCCTCTCATCACAGGAAAAGGCTCATGAGTTACATGGAGCCCCTGAAGAAGCAAGTGGCTGACTTTCAAAAACTAGTAACTTCCCAAGACAGAGAACCATCAGAGCTGAGAAAGAAGGtggaaaagcaaaggaaagaatTATTCTCTGAATTTGAGCACCTGAACAAGTTTTTAGACCGTGAGCGTGAGGCAGCTCTCTCCAGGTTAGCTTATGAAGAGAAGCACATTCAACAGAAACTAAATGCGAATATAACAGCATTTTCAGAGTTCATTTCCACACTCAACAATCTACTAAAGGAGGTGGCAGAGAAGAGTGTGATGTCAGAAGTGAAACTGCTAACAGATATTAAGAGCGTCCAGGATCAGTGTGAAAACCTCAACCCCCCAGTGCTCTATTCCTTCCAGCTAACGAAGGAAGGATGCAGCCTTCCTCCACAGTATTCGGCTCTGCAGAAAATTATACAGAAATTTAAGGAAGATGTAACCTTGGATCCTGAAACAGCACATTCAAATCTGATTGTCTCTGAAGATAAAAAGTCTGTCACATTTGTGAAGAAAACGCAGAGACTTCCTCCTAATCCAAAGAGATTCAAGTTTGACCCAGTTGTCCTGGGTTCTGAAGACTTCAGTTCTGGTAGACATTACTGGGAGGTGGAAGTGGGTGAGAAGCCTGAATGGTCTGTGGGGCTTTGTAAAGACTCCCTTTCCAGGAAGGCAAAGAGGCCCCCGGCAGGGCAGGAGAGATGCTGGGCAATTCAGCTGTGCAATGGTAACTATGTTGCACAAGGCACTTTTCCAGTCACTCTGGTGATAACAGAAAAACCCAGAGGGATTGGCATTTATCTGGACGATGAACTGGGTGAGATTTCGTTTTACAGTTTGAATGACAGATCTCATATCCATTCTTTCACTGATAGATTTTCTGAAATCCTGAAGCCTTATTTCTGTATTGGGCGTGATTCTCAACCTCTCACAATCTGTGCTGTCAGAGATTATGAATGA
- the LOC126064616 gene encoding tripartite motif-containing protein 75-like — protein MEVTAALAGIQAEANCPICLDYFRDPVTIKCGHNFCRSCIQQSWQDQQDWFRCPVCRHPCLQLHLRSNTQLGNIAEIAKLLHITRSKRKREEETRLCKKHNQVLTHFCEEELEVLCPLCTQPPNHQGHLVRSIGEAASHHRKRLMSYMEPLKKQVADIQKLITTQDREPSELRKKVEKQRKELFSEFEHLNKFLDREHEAALSRLAYEEKHIQQKLNANITAFSEFISTLNNLLKEVAEKSVMSEVKLLTDIKSIQNRCESLNPPVLYSFQLTKEGCSLPPQYSALQKIIQKFKEDVTLDPETAHSNLIVSEDKKSVIFVKKTQRLPPNPKRFKFDPVVLGCEEFSSGRHYWEVEVGEKPEWSVGLCKDSLSRKAKRPPAGQERCWAIQLCNGNYVAQGTFPVTLVIIEKPRGIGIYLDYELGEISFYSLNDRSHIHSFTDRFSEILKPYFCIGRDSQPVTICAVRDYE, from the coding sequence atgGAGGTCACAGCAGCCCTAGCAGGAATTCAGGCAGAAGCTAACTGCCCCATCTGTCTGGATTACTTTAGAGACCCTGTTACCATCAAATGTGGGCACAACTTCTGTCGCTCCTGCATCCAGCAATCCTGGCAGGATCAACAGGACTGGTTCCGATGCCCTGTGTGTCGCCACCCATGCCTACAGTTGCACCTCAGGAGCAACACCCAGCTGGGAAATATAGCTGAAATTGCCAAGCTACTCCACATCACCAGGAGcaagaggaagagggaggaagagacacgCTTGTGCAAGAAGCACAATCAGGTACTGACCCACTTCTGTGAGGAAGAGCTGGAAGTCCTGTGTCCCCTGTGCACTCAGCCACCAAACCACCAGGGTCACCTCGTGAGGTCCATAGGGGAGGCTGCCTCTCATCACAGGAAAAGGCTCATGAGTTACATGGAGCCCCTGAAGAAACAAGTGGCAGACATTCAAAAACTAATAACTACCCAAGACAGAGAACCATCAGAACTGAGAAAGAAGGtggaaaagcaaaggaaagaatTATTCTCTGAATTTGAGCACCTGAACAAGTTTTTAGACCGTGAGCATGAGGCAGCTCTCTCCAGGTTAGCTTATGAAGAGAAGCACATTCAACAGAAACTAAATGCGAATATAACAGCATTTTCAGAGTTCATTTCCACACTCAACAATCTACTAAAGGAGGTGGCAGAGAAGAGTGTGATGTCAGAAGTGAAACTGCTAACAGATATTAAGAGCATCCAGAATCGATGTGAAAGCCTCAACCCCCCAGTCCTCTATTCCTTCCAGCTAACGAAGGAAGGATGCAGCCTTCCTCCACAGTATTCGGCTCTGCAGAAAATTATACAGAAATTTAAGGAAGATGTAACCTTAGATCCTGAAACAGCACATTCAAATCTGATTGTCTCTGAAGATAAAAAGTCTGTCATATTtgtaaagaaaacacagagactTCCTCCTAATCCAAAGAGATTCAAGTTTGACCCAGTTGTCCTGGGTTGTGAAGAGTTCAGTTCTGGTAGACATTACTGGGAGGTGGAAGTGGGTGAGAAGCCTGAATGGTCTGTGGGGCTTTGTAAAGACTCCCTTTCCAGGAAGGCAAAGAGGCCCCCGGCAGGGCAGGAGAGATGCTGGGCAATTCAGCTGTGCAATGGTAACTATGTTGCACAAGGCACTTTTCCAGTCACTCTGGTGATAATAGAAAAACCCAGAGGGATTGGCATTTATCTGGACTATGAACTGGGTGAGATTTCGTTTTACAGTTTGAATGACAGATCCCATATCCATTCTTTCACTGATAGATTTTCTGAAATCCTGAAGCCTTATTTCTGTATCGGGCGTGATTCTCAACCTGTCACAATCTGTGCTGTCAGAGATTATGAATGA